One genomic segment of Kineosporia sp. NBRC 101731 includes these proteins:
- the leuA gene encoding 2-isopropylmalate synthase, with translation MKNTQKPSRMPVHKYVPFHELISVNVENRTWPDRRIETAPRWCAVDLRDGNQALIDPMNSERKRRMFDLLVRMGYKEIEVGFPAASQTDFDFVRELIEGGHIPDDVTIQVLTQARDALIERTFESIKGAKQAIVHLYNSTSTLQRQVVFNTDEDGIVDIALNGARLCKKLADAMVGTEVYFEYSPESYTGTELEFAKRICNEVLAVFEPTPERKVIINLPATVEMATPNVYADSIEWMNRNLAFRENVILSLHPHNDRGTAVAAAELGYQAGADRIEGCLFGNGERTGNVCLVTLGMNLFGQGIDPQIDFSDIDEIRRTVEHCNQLKVAERHPYGGDLVYTAFSGSHQDAIKKGMEALQASAAAQGKTVEDVVWAVPYLPIDPHDVGRSYEAVVRVNSQSGKGGVAYLMKNEYQLDLPRRLQIEFSAVVQKHTDNEGGEVTPAQLLTIFSDEYLPTTESSRPAWGRFSLKSIEHTSDDNGSDRLRVEIIDGGAPFTLHGVGNGPIAAFGDALASHGVSVRVLDYSEHAMSAGGDAKAAAYVECQIGENVLWGVGVDENIVRASMKAVLSAANRSAGR, from the coding sequence ATGAAGAACACCCAGAAGCCTTCCCGCATGCCGGTTCACAAGTACGTCCCGTTCCACGAGCTGATCTCCGTGAACGTGGAGAACCGCACCTGGCCGGACAGGCGCATCGAGACCGCTCCGCGCTGGTGCGCGGTAGACCTGCGCGACGGCAACCAGGCGCTGATCGACCCGATGAACTCCGAGCGCAAGCGCCGGATGTTCGATCTGCTGGTCCGGATGGGTTACAAGGAGATCGAGGTCGGGTTCCCGGCGGCCAGCCAGACCGACTTCGACTTCGTGCGTGAGCTGATCGAGGGTGGCCACATCCCCGACGACGTCACCATCCAGGTGCTGACGCAGGCTCGCGACGCCCTGATCGAGCGCACCTTCGAGTCGATCAAGGGTGCCAAGCAGGCGATCGTGCACCTGTACAACTCCACCTCCACGTTGCAGCGCCAGGTGGTGTTCAACACCGACGAGGACGGCATCGTCGACATCGCGCTGAACGGCGCGCGGCTGTGCAAGAAGCTGGCCGACGCGATGGTCGGCACCGAGGTCTACTTCGAGTACTCGCCGGAGTCGTACACCGGCACCGAGCTGGAGTTCGCCAAGCGCATCTGCAACGAGGTGCTGGCCGTGTTCGAGCCCACGCCCGAGCGCAAGGTCATCATCAACCTGCCCGCGACCGTCGAGATGGCCACGCCCAACGTGTACGCCGACTCGATCGAGTGGATGAACCGGAACCTGGCCTTCCGGGAGAACGTCATCCTGTCGCTGCACCCGCACAACGACCGCGGCACCGCGGTGGCCGCCGCCGAGCTGGGCTACCAGGCCGGCGCCGACCGCATCGAGGGCTGCCTGTTCGGCAACGGTGAGCGCACCGGCAACGTCTGCCTGGTCACGCTGGGCATGAACCTGTTCGGCCAGGGCATCGACCCGCAGATCGACTTCTCCGACATCGACGAGATCCGGCGCACGGTCGAGCACTGCAACCAGCTGAAGGTGGCCGAGCGTCACCCCTACGGCGGCGACCTGGTCTACACCGCGTTCTCCGGCTCCCACCAGGACGCGATCAAGAAGGGTATGGAGGCGCTGCAGGCCTCGGCCGCCGCGCAGGGCAAGACCGTCGAGGACGTGGTCTGGGCGGTGCCCTACCTGCCGATCGACCCGCACGACGTGGGCCGCTCGTACGAGGCCGTGGTGCGCGTCAACAGCCAGTCCGGCAAGGGCGGTGTGGCCTACCTGATGAAGAACGAGTACCAGCTGGACCTGCCGCGCCGGTTGCAGATCGAGTTCAGCGCCGTGGTGCAGAAGCACACCGACAATGAGGGCGGCGAAGTCACCCCGGCCCAGCTGCTGACGATCTTCTCAGACGAGTACCTGCCCACCACCGAGTCCAGCCGCCCGGCCTGGGGCCGGTTCTCGCTGAAGTCGATCGAGCACACCAGCGACGACAACGGTTCTGACCGGCTGCGCGTCGAGATCATCGACGGCGGTGCGCCGTTCACGCTGCACGGTGTGGGCAACGGCCCGATCGCGGCCTTCGGCGACGCGCTGGCCAGCCACGGTGTGTCGGTGCGGGTGCTGGACTACAGCGAGCACGCGATGAGTGCCGGTGGCGACGCCAAGGCCGCGGCCTACGTCGAGTGCCAGATCGGCGAGAACGTGCTGTGGGGCGTCGGTGTCGACGAGAACATCGTGCGGGCCTCGATGAAGGCCGTGCTGTCGGCGGCCAACCGGTCAGCCGGGCGGTAG
- the recO gene encoding DNA repair protein RecO → MPAVYRDDAIVLRAQKLGEADRIVTLLTREHGRVRAVAKGVRKTMSRFGARLEPFMMIDVQLYEGRSLDTVNQVETIGAYGLTIAADYARYTAATAMLETAERLTETEREPALQQFLLLAGGLRTLAGKAHEPGLVLDAYLIRSLSVAGWAPSFTDCARCGQAGPHRAFSLAMGGSVCPSCRPPGAAAPHPETLRLLSALLTGDWPTADVSEARRRREASGLVAAYLQWHVERRVRSLRWVERDGDRPSINVPVNVPVKVPVRVAKIDVAAIERAQAAVAPTLDDPEPF, encoded by the coding sequence ATGCCGGCGGTGTACCGGGACGATGCGATCGTCCTGCGGGCCCAGAAGCTGGGCGAGGCCGATCGCATCGTCACCCTGCTCACCCGTGAGCACGGTCGGGTACGCGCCGTGGCCAAGGGCGTGCGCAAGACCATGTCCCGGTTCGGCGCCCGCCTGGAACCGTTCATGATGATCGACGTCCAGCTCTACGAGGGCCGGTCGCTCGACACCGTGAACCAGGTGGAGACGATCGGGGCGTACGGCCTGACCATCGCCGCCGACTACGCCCGGTACACCGCGGCCACCGCCATGCTGGAGACCGCCGAACGGCTCACCGAGACCGAGCGCGAGCCCGCCCTGCAGCAGTTCCTCCTGCTCGCGGGCGGGCTCCGCACGCTCGCGGGCAAGGCGCACGAACCCGGCCTGGTGCTGGACGCCTACCTGATCCGCTCGCTGTCGGTCGCGGGCTGGGCGCCGAGTTTCACCGACTGCGCGCGGTGCGGCCAGGCCGGTCCGCACCGGGCGTTCTCGCTGGCGATGGGTGGTTCGGTGTGCCCGTCGTGCCGTCCGCCCGGCGCGGCCGCCCCGCACCCGGAGACCCTGCGCCTGCTGTCGGCCCTGCTCACCGGCGACTGGCCGACCGCCGACGTGAGCGAGGCCCGCCGCCGCCGTGAGGCCAGCGGCCTGGTCGCCGCCTACCTGCAGTGGCACGTCGAGCGCCGGGTGCGATCCCTGCGCTGGGTGGAACGCGACGGCGACCGGCCGTCGATCAACGTGCCGGTGAATGTGCCGGTGAAGGTTCCGGTCAGGGTGGCCAAGATCGACGTGGCCGCGATCGAGCGCGCCCAGGCAGCGGTGGCACCCACGCTGGACGACCCGGAGCCGTTCTAG
- the era gene encoding GTPase Era — protein sequence MTDTKHRSGFACLVGRPNAGKSTLTNALVGEKIAITSSRPQTTRHTIRGIVHRPDAQLVLVDTPGLHKPRTLLGERLNHLVRETLLEVDVVGFCLPADEKIGPGDKFIAAELKELRRTPVVAIVTKSDRVKPETLAAHLLDVQNLMGEADDIIPVSAVNGFQVDAVSDLLMGHLPEGPRMYPDDELTDEPENVMIAELVREAALEGVRDELPHSLAVVVDEVSEREGRPESAPLLDVHVLLYVERDSQKAIVIGRGGSRLREVGTNARREIEALLGTRIHLDLRVKVAKDWQRDPKQMQRLGF from the coding sequence GTGACTGACACCAAGCACCGTTCCGGCTTCGCCTGCCTGGTCGGCCGGCCGAACGCCGGCAAGTCGACCCTGACGAACGCCCTGGTCGGCGAGAAGATCGCGATCACGTCGAGCCGGCCGCAGACCACCCGGCACACGATTCGCGGCATCGTGCACCGGCCCGACGCCCAGCTCGTGCTCGTCGACACCCCGGGGCTGCACAAGCCGCGCACGCTGCTCGGTGAGCGGCTGAACCACCTGGTGCGCGAGACGCTGCTCGAGGTCGACGTGGTCGGGTTCTGCCTGCCCGCCGACGAGAAGATCGGCCCCGGCGACAAGTTCATCGCGGCCGAGCTGAAGGAGCTGCGCCGCACCCCGGTCGTCGCGATCGTGACCAAGTCCGACCGGGTGAAGCCGGAGACCCTGGCCGCGCACCTGCTGGACGTGCAGAACCTGATGGGCGAGGCCGACGACATCATCCCGGTCTCCGCGGTCAACGGGTTTCAGGTCGACGCCGTGTCCGACCTGCTGATGGGGCACCTGCCCGAGGGCCCGCGGATGTACCCGGACGACGAGCTCACCGACGAGCCCGAGAACGTGATGATCGCCGAGCTGGTGCGCGAGGCCGCGCTGGAGGGTGTGCGCGACGAACTGCCGCACAGCCTCGCGGTGGTCGTGGACGAGGTGAGCGAGCGTGAGGGCCGTCCCGAGAGCGCGCCGCTGCTCGACGTGCACGTGCTGCTCTACGTGGAGCGCGACAGCCAGAAGGCCATCGTGATCGGCCGGGGTGGCAGCCGCCTGCGGGAGGTCGGCACGAACGCCCGCCGGGAGATCGAGGCCCTGCTGGGCACGCGCATCCACCTGGATCTGCGGGTCAAGGTCGCCAAGGACTGGCAGCGCGACCCGAAGCAGATGCAGCGACTCGGGTTCTAG
- a CDS encoding PhoH family protein, which yields MTEAKSGAEAVHRIVVPAEVSMVALLGARDEVLRAVERAFGRADIHVRGNEITVTGPFGEVALVERLIDELLAVVAAGQALTPDAVERSIGMLRQQTSERPADVLTLNILSNRGRTIRPKTLNQKRYVDAIDEHTVVFGIGPAGTGKTYLAMAKAVQALQAKQVNRIILTRPAVEAGERLGFLPGSLTEKIDPYLRPLYDALHDMLDPDSIPRLMAAGTIEVAPLAYMRGRTLNDAFIILDEAQNTSPEQMKMFLTRLGFQSKIVITGDVTQVDLPSGTLSGLRVVQDILEGVDDIHFARLTSTDVVRHRLVGEIVEAYGRWDNDRQPAVGQAVGTADQRSARQPQDRMAPQNRMERRSHRTGR from the coding sequence ATGACGGAAGCGAAGAGCGGTGCGGAGGCCGTGCACCGGATCGTCGTGCCGGCGGAGGTCAGCATGGTGGCCCTGCTGGGAGCCCGGGACGAGGTTCTGCGAGCGGTGGAGCGCGCATTCGGTCGCGCCGACATCCACGTGCGGGGCAACGAGATCACGGTGACCGGCCCGTTCGGAGAGGTCGCCCTGGTGGAGCGGCTGATCGACGAGTTGCTGGCGGTCGTGGCCGCGGGCCAGGCGCTCACACCCGACGCGGTGGAGCGCTCGATCGGCATGCTCCGGCAGCAGACGTCCGAGCGGCCGGCCGACGTGCTGACGCTCAACATCCTCAGTAACCGCGGTCGCACGATCCGCCCGAAGACCCTGAACCAGAAGCGCTACGTCGACGCGATCGACGAGCACACGGTGGTGTTCGGCATCGGCCCGGCCGGTACCGGCAAGACCTACCTGGCGATGGCCAAGGCCGTGCAGGCGCTGCAGGCCAAGCAGGTCAACCGGATCATCCTGACCCGGCCGGCGGTCGAGGCGGGGGAGCGGCTGGGCTTCCTGCCCGGTTCGCTGACCGAGAAGATCGACCCCTACCTGCGCCCGCTGTACGACGCGCTGCACGACATGCTCGACCCGGACTCGATCCCGCGGCTGATGGCGGCGGGCACGATCGAGGTGGCCCCGCTGGCCTACATGCGAGGCCGCACACTGAACGACGCCTTCATCATTCTCGACGAGGCGCAGAACACCTCGCCGGAACAGATGAAGATGTTCCTGACCCGGCTCGGCTTCCAGTCGAAGATCGTGATCACCGGTGACGTGACGCAGGTCGACCTGCCCAGCGGCACCCTGTCCGGCCTGCGTGTGGTGCAAGACATCCTGGAGGGCGTGGACGACATTCACTTCGCCAGGCTGACCAGCACCGACGTGGTCCGGCACCGGCTGGTCGGAGAGATCGTCGAGGCCTACGGCCGGTGGGACAATGACCGGCAGCCGGCGGTCGGCCAGGCCGTCGGCACGGCCGACCAGCGGTCCGCCCGGCAGCCGCAGGACCGGATGGCCCCCCAGAACCGCATGGAGCGTCGCAGCCATCGAACCGGTCGCTGA
- a CDS encoding MFS transporter → MAAALLADLTPLRHSRPYRRMWLGTFLSSIGSQLTTVAVGLQVFDLTGSTFKVGLVGLAALVPLIAFGLYGGSIVDAHDRRRVIITSSSGLFSVALCFALQAWAGLDNVWLLYALVAVQSGFWAVNSPARMAILPRLLPSEMLPAANALSSLANSVGMTVGPLLAGFWVHWFGFGGTYFSEVLLLGVALTTLVALPSMPPLGEVRRSGLASVLEGLNYLRTRPNVRMTFIVDLIAMIFAMPRVLFPALGAVVIGGGAQTAGILAAGIACGAVLAGVFSGPVSRVRRQGLAVLAAIIGWGSSIVLFGVVVGFASPAPDAGAHWLLWPAFGALVLAGMADSVSAVFRSTILQTATPDHMRGRLQGVFVVVVAGGPRLGDLVVGSMADLTTESVAAIVGGLACIVLVVLLGVSQPRFARYDARHPEP, encoded by the coding sequence GTGGCAGCGGCACTTCTGGCTGATCTGACACCTCTGCGTCACAGCCGTCCTTACCGGCGGATGTGGCTCGGCACGTTCCTCAGCTCCATCGGTTCGCAGCTCACCACCGTCGCGGTCGGCCTCCAGGTCTTCGACCTGACCGGTTCCACCTTCAAGGTGGGGCTGGTCGGTCTGGCCGCCCTGGTACCGCTGATCGCGTTCGGTCTCTACGGCGGTTCGATCGTGGACGCCCACGACCGGCGCCGCGTCATCATCACCAGTTCCAGCGGCCTGTTCTCGGTGGCCCTGTGCTTCGCGCTCCAGGCCTGGGCCGGGCTGGACAACGTGTGGCTCCTGTACGCCCTGGTGGCGGTGCAGAGCGGCTTCTGGGCGGTGAACTCACCGGCCCGGATGGCGATCCTGCCGCGGTTGCTGCCGTCCGAGATGCTGCCGGCGGCGAACGCCCTGTCCAGTCTGGCCAACAGCGTCGGCATGACCGTGGGACCGCTGCTGGCCGGGTTCTGGGTGCACTGGTTCGGGTTCGGCGGCACCTACTTCAGTGAGGTGCTGCTGCTCGGCGTGGCCCTGACCACGCTGGTCGCGCTGCCGTCGATGCCGCCGCTGGGCGAGGTGCGCCGCTCCGGCCTGGCCTCGGTGCTGGAGGGCCTGAACTACCTGCGCACCCGGCCGAACGTGCGGATGACCTTCATCGTCGACCTGATCGCGATGATCTTCGCGATGCCCCGCGTGCTGTTCCCGGCGCTGGGGGCGGTCGTGATCGGCGGGGGCGCGCAGACCGCCGGCATCCTGGCCGCCGGGATCGCCTGCGGCGCCGTGCTGGCCGGGGTGTTCTCCGGCCCGGTGAGCCGGGTCCGGCGTCAGGGGCTGGCGGTGCTGGCCGCGATCATCGGGTGGGGATCGAGCATCGTGCTGTTCGGCGTGGTGGTCGGGTTCGCCAGTCCTGCGCCGGACGCGGGCGCACACTGGCTGCTCTGGCCCGCCTTCGGGGCGCTGGTCCTGGCGGGCATGGCCGACTCGGTCAGTGCGGTGTTCCGCAGCACGATCCTGCAGACGGCCACGCCGGACCACATGAGGGGACGCCTGCAAGGGGTGTTCGTGGTGGTGGTCGCGGGTGGCCCGCGCCTGGGTGACCTGGTGGTCGGCTCGATGGCCGACCTCACCACCGAGAGTGTCGCGGCCATCGTCGGCGGTCTGGCCTGCATCGTGCTGGTGGTGCTGCTGGGAGTCAGCCAGCCGCGATTCGCTCGGTACGACGCTCGTCATCCGGAGCCGTGA
- a CDS encoding antibiotic biosynthesis monooxygenase family protein, which produces MFVVTRYRVPTQETDEFSGLAREALTALTARPGCLDGRVGRSIDEPDLWVLSTRWENVGAYRRALSNPEVKVRAVPLMYRCIDEPTAFEDLSTWTPAQGRQEHESDLIVE; this is translated from the coding sequence GTGTTCGTCGTCACCCGATACCGCGTTCCCACCCAGGAGACCGACGAGTTCTCCGGCCTCGCCCGGGAGGCCCTGACCGCGCTCACAGCGAGGCCGGGCTGCCTGGACGGACGGGTGGGCCGCTCGATCGACGAGCCGGACCTGTGGGTGCTCTCCACCCGCTGGGAGAACGTCGGCGCCTATCGCCGGGCACTCTCGAACCCTGAGGTGAAGGTGCGCGCGGTGCCGCTGATGTACCGCTGCATCGACGAGCCGACCGCCTTCGAGGACCTCTCCACCTGGACCCCCGCCCAGGGCCGGCAGGAGCACGAGAGCGACCTGATCGTCGAGTAG
- a CDS encoding isoprenyl transferase → MPARTTPPIAPPAHPSGAKPPAIPAELVPGHVAIVMDGNGRWANQRGLSRTKGHEMGEASLLDVVAGGIEIGVKHISAYAFSTENWKRSPDEVRWLMGFNRDVIRRRRDEMHEWGVRVRWAGRRPKLWASVIKELEIAEELTRGNDTITLTMCVNYGGRAEIADAARTIAQLVAQGKLDPDRIDERTIQKYLDEPDLPDVDMFLRSSGEQRTSNFMLWQSAYAEMVFMDVLWPDVDRRTLWEAVQIYAERDRRYGGAVDKPTA, encoded by the coding sequence GTGCCTGCCCGCACCACGCCGCCGATCGCGCCGCCGGCGCACCCCTCCGGCGCGAAACCACCCGCGATCCCGGCCGAGCTGGTGCCCGGTCACGTCGCCATCGTCATGGACGGCAACGGCCGCTGGGCCAACCAGCGCGGGCTGAGCCGCACCAAGGGCCACGAGATGGGTGAGGCCTCGCTGCTCGACGTGGTCGCCGGCGGCATCGAGATCGGCGTCAAACACATCTCCGCGTACGCCTTCTCCACCGAGAACTGGAAGCGGTCGCCGGACGAGGTGCGCTGGCTGATGGGCTTCAACCGCGACGTGATCCGGCGCCGGCGCGACGAGATGCACGAGTGGGGTGTGCGGGTGCGCTGGGCGGGGCGCCGGCCGAAGCTCTGGGCCAGCGTGATCAAGGAGCTCGAGATCGCCGAGGAGCTCACCCGCGGCAACGACACGATCACCCTGACGATGTGCGTGAACTACGGTGGCCGGGCCGAGATCGCCGACGCCGCCCGCACGATCGCCCAGCTGGTGGCCCAGGGAAAACTCGATCCGGACCGGATCGACGAGCGCACGATCCAGAAGTACCTGGACGAGCCCGACCTGCCCGACGTGGACATGTTCCTGCGCTCGTCGGGGGAGCAGCGCACGTCCAACTTCATGCTCTGGCAGTCGGCCTACGCCGAGATGGTGTTCATGGACGTGCTGTGGCCCGACGTGGACCGGCGCACCCTGTGGGAGGCCGTGCAGATCTACGCCGAGCGCGACCGGCGGTACGGCGGGGCGGTCGACAAACCCACCGCCTGA
- the ybeY gene encoding rRNA maturation RNase YbeY produces the protein MSIEVNNESGVAVDEAEVAALARSVLDAMRVHQQAELSVVMVDEASIEQLHIQWMDEPGPTDVLSFPMDELRPGKDDEEPEPGLLGDIVLCPQVAQKQARAAGHSFEEELLLLTTHGILHLLGYDHAEPEEEKEMFGLQRKLLLTFLSTRGKV, from the coding sequence GTGAGCATCGAGGTCAACAACGAGAGCGGCGTCGCCGTCGACGAGGCGGAAGTGGCGGCCCTGGCCCGCAGCGTGCTCGACGCCATGCGCGTGCACCAGCAGGCCGAACTGTCCGTCGTGATGGTCGACGAGGCCTCGATCGAGCAGCTGCACATCCAGTGGATGGACGAGCCGGGCCCGACCGACGTGCTTTCCTTCCCGATGGACGAGCTGCGCCCGGGCAAGGACGACGAGGAGCCGGAACCCGGTCTGCTCGGCGACATCGTGCTGTGCCCGCAGGTCGCGCAGAAGCAGGCCCGCGCGGCCGGCCACTCGTTCGAGGAAGAGCTGCTGCTCCTCACCACGCACGGCATCCTGCACCTGCTCGGCTACGACCACGCCGAGCCCGAGGAGGAGAAGGAGATGTTCGGGCTCCAGCGCAAGCTGCTGCTCACCTTCCTCTCGACCCGAGGCAAGGTCTGA
- a CDS encoding ribosomal protein L7/L12, producing MTKTKFLVMLPNLLLLIVVLLMAVQGGWWLLALILVPPLLFGVYGVLNPAATAPVAAKFGEPGEYRVVLQVPGPNPVRVIREVRRTTGLSLIAAKELVEASPVIVTENLSETSAGLVADHLTKAGARALAAPIGEK from the coding sequence ATGACCAAGACCAAGTTCCTCGTCATGCTCCCGAACCTGCTGCTCCTCATCGTCGTCCTGCTGATGGCCGTGCAGGGCGGGTGGTGGCTGCTCGCGCTGATCCTGGTGCCGCCGCTGCTGTTCGGGGTCTACGGCGTGCTCAACCCGGCGGCCACCGCGCCCGTGGCCGCCAAGTTCGGCGAGCCCGGCGAGTACCGCGTGGTGCTCCAGGTGCCCGGCCCGAACCCGGTCCGGGTGATCCGCGAGGTGCGCCGCACCACCGGCCTGAGCCTGATCGCCGCGAAGGAGCTGGTCGAGGCGTCGCCGGTGATCGTCACGGAGAACCTCAGCGAGACGAGCGCGGGACTGGTCGCAGACCACCTGACGAAGGCCGGGGCACGTGCCCTGGCCGCACCCATCGGAGAGAAGTGA
- the rpmG gene encoding 50S ribosomal protein L33 produces the protein MASRTELRPIVKLRSTAGTGYTYVTRKSRRNDPDRMVLRKFDPVVRAHVEFREER, from the coding sequence ATGGCGAGCCGCACCGAACTGCGACCGATCGTGAAGCTGCGTTCGACGGCCGGCACCGGGTACACGTACGTGACCCGCAAGAGCCGCCGCAACGACCCCGACCGGATGGTGCTGCGCAAGTTCGACCCGGTCGTGCGGGCCCACGTGGAGTTCCGCGAGGAGCGCTGA
- a CDS encoding Fur family transcriptional regulator → MSTNRRETKQRVAVSAALDQVNEFVSAQQLHSILRDTSDGVGLATVYRTLQQLAEDGEVDVVKTADNESMYRRCSRGHHHHLLCRSCRRTVEVESPSIEKWAQKVASANGFAEVDHVVEITGICADCQAKQAQN, encoded by the coding sequence ATGAGCACCAACCGGCGCGAGACCAAACAGCGGGTGGCCGTCTCGGCGGCGCTAGACCAGGTGAACGAGTTCGTCAGCGCCCAGCAGTTGCACTCCATCCTGCGCGACACCAGCGACGGCGTCGGGCTCGCCACCGTCTACCGCACCCTCCAGCAGCTCGCCGAGGACGGCGAGGTCGACGTGGTGAAGACCGCCGACAACGAGTCCATGTACCGCCGTTGCAGCCGCGGCCACCATCACCACCTGCTGTGCCGCTCGTGCCGGCGCACCGTCGAGGTGGAGAGCCCCTCGATCGAGAAGTGGGCGCAGAAGGTGGCCTCCGCCAACGGCTTCGCCGAGGTCGACCACGTCGTGGAGATCACCGGCATCTGCGCGGACTGCCAGGCCAAACAAGCGCAGAATTGA
- a CDS encoding hemolysin family protein: MVGLIVLALLLTVVAGLAAASESALSRIGRSRAADLKHQGRRGAEAVVQVADQPAPVLSVATLLRVSAEVGAVVAVTFATVKTIGLHWTSGLVAGLIMAAASFVMVGVGPRTLGRQYADNVALVAARPLLALTTVLAPLTRLLVLIGNAVTPGSGLRDGPFASEAELRQFVDIAQESQLIELGEQKMIHSVIDLGDTLAREVMVPRTDVVSVERDRNLHDAMSLFLRSGFSRVPVVGGGLDDPVGVLYLKDVARRMHEQPEAGLVQRVESIMRRPVFVPDSKPVDALLREMQHAGHAVIVVDEYGGTAGLVTIEDILEEIVGEIADEYDQIEAEVESLPDGRRRVSSRMHLDELGELFGTEIEDEEVDTVGGLLSKGLGRVPIAGSTTSVQGLLLTADTFEGRRHSLATVLVSRDEQFDVEGNDAR, encoded by the coding sequence ATGGTCGGCCTGATCGTCCTGGCACTCCTGCTCACCGTCGTCGCCGGTCTGGCAGCGGCGTCCGAGTCGGCGTTGTCACGCATCGGCCGGTCCCGCGCCGCAGACCTCAAGCACCAGGGCCGGCGGGGCGCCGAGGCCGTCGTGCAGGTCGCCGACCAGCCCGCCCCGGTGCTCAGCGTCGCCACCCTGCTGCGCGTCAGCGCGGAGGTGGGCGCGGTCGTCGCCGTCACCTTCGCCACGGTGAAGACCATCGGCCTGCACTGGACCTCGGGGCTGGTCGCGGGCCTGATCATGGCGGCGGCATCGTTCGTCATGGTCGGTGTGGGCCCGCGCACCCTGGGCCGGCAGTACGCCGACAACGTCGCGCTGGTCGCGGCCCGGCCGCTGCTGGCCCTCACCACCGTGCTGGCCCCGCTGACCCGGCTGCTGGTGCTGATCGGCAACGCCGTGACTCCCGGAAGCGGTCTGCGCGACGGGCCGTTCGCCTCCGAGGCGGAGCTGCGGCAGTTCGTCGACATCGCCCAGGAGAGCCAGCTGATCGAGCTGGGCGAGCAGAAGATGATCCACTCGGTCATCGACCTGGGCGACACCCTGGCCCGTGAGGTGATGGTGCCCCGCACCGACGTGGTGAGCGTCGAGCGCGACCGCAACCTGCACGACGCGATGTCGCTGTTCCTGCGTTCCGGGTTCTCCCGGGTGCCGGTGGTCGGCGGCGGCCTGGACGACCCGGTGGGCGTGCTCTACCTGAAAGACGTGGCCCGCCGCATGCACGAGCAGCCGGAGGCCGGACTGGTCCAGCGGGTCGAGTCGATCATGCGGCGCCCGGTGTTCGTGCCCGACAGCAAGCCGGTCGACGCGTTGCTGCGCGAGATGCAGCACGCCGGTCACGCGGTGATCGTGGTGGACGAGTACGGCGGCACCGCGGGCCTGGTGACGATCGAGGACATCCTCGAGGAGATCGTCGGTGAGATCGCCGACGAGTACGACCAGATCGAGGCCGAGGTGGAGAGCCTGCCCGACGGCCGCCGCCGGGTCAGTTCCCGCATGCACCTGGACGAGCTCGGTGAGCTGTTCGGCACCGAGATCGAGGACGAGGAGGTCGACACCGTCGGTGGCCTGCTGTCCAAGGGCCTCGGCCGGGTGCCGATCGCCGGGTCCACCACCTCGGTCCAGGGGCTGCTGCTCACCGCCGACACGTTCGAGGGCCGGCGGCACAGCCTGGCCACCGTTCTGGTCAGCCGCGACGAACAGTTCGACGTAGAGGGAAACGACGCACGATGA
- a CDS encoding VanZ family protein yields MDGYWFSNALRFGGSFGAQLMLDIVVAGIALVAAVLMRQRRARLFGHDLTPWALCLVIGSLGVIAISTLTRRAGATSPGHLQLEPFATLRQYVHDPADLLIYLGGNVAMFIPLGFFLYLTVRRWMLLCAALATVVSIGVEILQLPIYSRATDIDDVITNGFGGLVGAALGVVVLWVWNSRGNRVTAPDDERRTERIAAG; encoded by the coding sequence GTGGACGGGTACTGGTTCTCGAACGCCCTGCGGTTCGGCGGCAGCTTCGGCGCACAGCTGATGCTCGACATCGTGGTGGCCGGCATCGCCCTGGTGGCCGCGGTGCTCATGCGGCAGCGGCGGGCCCGCCTCTTCGGGCACGACCTCACGCCCTGGGCGCTGTGCCTGGTGATCGGCTCGCTCGGGGTGATCGCGATCAGCACCCTGACCCGCCGCGCGGGCGCCACCAGCCCCGGCCACCTGCAGCTGGAGCCCTTCGCCACGCTGCGGCAGTACGTCCACGACCCCGCCGACCTCCTGATCTACCTGGGCGGCAACGTGGCCATGTTCATCCCCCTGGGCTTCTTCCTGTACCTGACCGTGCGCCGCTGGATGCTGCTGTGCGCCGCCCTGGCCACGGTGGTCTCGATCGGCGTGGAGATCCTGCAGCTGCCCATCTACAGCCGTGCCACCGACATCGACGACGTCATCACCAACGGCTTCGGCGGGCTGGTGGGCGCGGCGCTGGGGGTGGTGGTGCTGTGGGTGTGGAACTCCCGCGGGAACCGCGTCACGGCTCCGGATGACGAGCGTCGTACCGAGCGAATCGCGGCTGGCTGA